Sequence from the Anaerolineales bacterium genome:
ACCGTCGAGTTCAACGATCAACGTCCGGATTTCGCTGTTCGTTATTTCTGCTCGCTGCTGGCGAATACTGTACCGTGTAGACAGGAATTCCTCTAGATCGCGGGGGTCAGTGAACTCTCCGAATGTCTGTGCATAGGTCCTGGAGGCGAATTCAGTTAGAACTTCCGCATCCTGGGGTAGGGCTCGTCGGATAGTGATCATCTAGACACCACCACATAGAATCGAATGTTTTTCGATTAGCGTACCGCTTCCCGTATCTGAAACGAACATGTGATCCGCATCACAACAGGTCTCGATTTCATCATCAACTGCCACTTCGATTAGATGCATACCCAATTTCATCACTTGGATCAAGCGGATGTACACATTGTAAAGCGAACGTCCGGACAGCCATTCGCCTTCCAAACCCATGTCGCCCTCAGATCCGATAGGGACACATGCTACTCCTTGATGGGATACCAAATCCCACAATGTTGGATTAGCGGCATGTTCCTACTTCTGTATGACTTTCAATGACGTCTTACGGCTCCCATCTATTATTTATAATCGATTGGCTGAAAGTGTTAATATCCAATCTCAGTGAGACCAGGTTAAGATTAACCCACAAGATTACTGCATTCCGGGAATATGCTAAGGATACAATTGACTTAATAATATGGCTATCCGCAGTTTTACGGGCAGATTCCGCAGATTGACAGCGACCGCCTCGCGCGATAGAGTAGGCACCGGTCGATCTACATTCGATCCGGATCGACAACGATGCAACAACAAGGAGTTTAACTTGAAACGTATCCTGCTCGACTTCGCCGCGATTTTCGTACTGGCTGCCTGCAATGCACCGGTAAACGTATCACCTTCCCCGACGATTGCGATCCCTCCGCCGCCCACTGAAACGGTCACTCCGGAACCTACAAGCACCGCGACACCACAGGTGCTCGAGGTCGAGATGCCGGATTCGTCGACCATCGTGCTCGATTTCGTCGCTGCGGTGTGTACCGCCGAATGGTCGAACAACGGTGAATACTTGCCTTGTCCCGGGGACCCCAACGACACGGGCGCCGGTTATGTCCAACGACTGGATCATACGATCATTTCAGGCAACATTCTGGTCGAGTCGCCTTCTCTTATTACCATCCCGGCGTACGATAGACTCGCGGGTATTTTCGGCCATTATCCGGCCGTTGAGGTATGGCAAGGCGATACGTTTCACGCTGTTCTGGCATGTAAACCTTCCGCTATCGCTTGCAACGTCGATTTCGGTCTCAGCTACTTCGACGCCAACGGCACTTTCCACGACCTTTCACCTGATCTCGGACCACGACCGATCTCAGATCACGACGCCGCCAGCGGTGCGTACACCGAGGTCGTAATCGATCTCAGCTCGCTGACCGGTCAAACGGTGGAATTTGTCCTCGTGGTGCGCACATCAGGGGATCGGGAACTTTACAATCCAATTTGGATCAGCCCTTATATCCAACGAGATCCCGATGCTGAACGGCCCGTTCCGGTCGTCGTCGCTACGGCGACCACATCAAGCGCCGGCACTTCGAGCGGCACGCCGGGTACGATATCGGGAATGGTCGACATGTCGTCCGCACCTCCGTATCTCAAGGACTCCTACACGGGCGGCGAATCACCCGTCGTGGTCATGTTCTTCAACCTGGATGACAACACCTGGTGGTGGATCCACAGCACACCGACTCACCCGTATTACCGGATGACGGTTCCACCAGGGAATTATCACGTCGTGGCCTACGCCAAGGGCGTCGGTGGCGTTCCATACGTTACCGGCGGATACACCGGCAGCAACCCTTCCTGCGGGAAAGCGCTGAAAACCGTAACCGTACCGTCAAACGGCAGCGTCGAGAACATCGTCATCGCCGATTGGAATTGGAGTTGCGGTGGTGATGCTTATCGTCCGGATAAACCCCCATCCGTGCCGATTCCGTAAGGCATCGTGACAGTTAACCCCAAGCTCCCCTTTGAGGGGAGCTTGGGGTTTCGAATGGAAAATCTATTAGAATCAATCCAACGGTTTCGGAACGGTAGGCTCTAGCAGCGCCTGACGCACGAAGCTGTGAAGCGGCGTACTGCGCCTTTTTACCATCATCACCGTCACTTTGGCCTGGCGGGCGACACGTTCCGTCATCGTGCCGACCAATAGATTCTTGAACACCGGCTCGTCGCTCGCCGCCAGGACGATCAAGTCGTAGCCCTCCGCCTGCTCCAGGATGGTCGTCCCAAGATCTGCGCCTTGCACGACACGCGATTCCAGGTTTCCGAAGTCGATCCCGTCGACGCTGTCTTCCAGCGCACGGGAGCCGCGCACGTGACTATGCTCTTTGGCATGGAAGGGAACGATGTGCAGCGCAGTGACCAATGCGGGTTCCGGCTTCTCCGCCGACGCCATGTCCACCGCCAATTTGACCGCACGCCGGCTGTTAGGTCCTCCGGAGACCGGCACGAGTATTTTCTTCAAAGGACGCCATTGCCGGTAACGAACGACGACAACGTCCGTGGGCGGATTATCCACGATGGGATCGATCACCGATCCGAAAACCTTGCCGGATGTATGAGTGTATCCGGGCCACCCCAAGACGATAAGGTCTGAAGCGTTTTCCATCGCCGTCTGTCGTATTGCCGCCGACACATTTCGTCCGAGGCGGATGATGGTGTGTACGGGAACTTCGTAGCTGCGTGCTTGCTCTATCACTTCTTCCAGGTACACGCGGCCTTCGCGGAGCAAGAAGCGCCCGTCTCCCAGCGTGAGCTGCGGTGGTACTTTGGCCACGTTCAACGCCAGGACTTCACCCTGCCGCTGCTGTGCGAGAATCGCGCCTATAGCGCCCAGAACCCGCGCCTCCTCCTTCGTGGACACAGGGACCAGGACAGAGTAATCCCGGCTGACCAAAACCTCTTCGAGTAAAATTTCTTTGGGCCTTTCCATCTCCTCGACGCGCGAGAAATAAAATGCGTAGGCGAGCAGGCCAATCACCACCCAGATGATGGTCGCATACCAGGCGATAGAACTAAATTGGAAAACATACAGCGCCAGAACCGCATTGGAGAGAATCGCGAGCATTGGCAGCACCGGAAACCAGGGCACCATAAAACCTCGCTTGAGTTCGGGCTGCTGCAAGCGCAAGAACAGTACAGCGAGATTTACCATCAAAAAAAGCAGCAAGAACATGATACTCGCCGCTGAGGCGACATCCTGGATGGGGAGAGTCCAGGCCATGATGACCATCAAGCCGCCGGTGGCCAGCACGGCCAAATACGGCGTGTGACGCTGCGGGTGGATCTTGGCAAAAAACGACGGCAGGTTGTGGTCGCGGCCCATGGCAAAAGACACCCGAGATGAAGCGTAGGTCGTGGCGTTCAAAGCTGACGTCGTGGACGCCAGGCCGCTCAAGAGCAGGATCAACCCGCCAATGCCAAATGGGAATACCTGCTGAGCGACTTGAATCACGGCGACTTCACCCTGCTGGCCGAGGTAGGCGTAACCCGCCTGACCATTCGGTGGTTGGACGGCACCGATCACCACGAAACCTACAAGAACATAAATCAGGACCGCGATTCCGATGGAATAGAAAACTGCCCGCGGAATGTTGCGATTCGGATCGATGACTTCCTCTCCCGATTGAGCGATAATCTCGTAGCCCTCAAAGGCGATAAAGGTCAACCCCATCGCCACGAATACACTGAAGAAACCGTTCGGGAAGAAATCTGCGGTGAAGCGCGTGTACCAGGAATCCGTCCGCATCATGGCAATGATGCCGAAGAACACTAGACAGCCAAGAATGGCGATTTTGGTCACCGTAAGAAAATTACCGACTGCGGCGGTTTCTGATGCACCCCGGTAATTGGTAGCGATGAATATGAAGATGATGAGCGTCATGAAAATCCGGCTCAACTGCTCTACAGACAACCCCACAACCGGTATATTGAAGAGGAATACCAATTCGGCTGCGAAACGACCAAAAGCCAGTGCATACAAGCTGCCGGCAACGGTCTGGGCAAACCAGCTCATCCAGCCGGACAAGAACCCCAACGTCCCTCCGAGCGCCTCCCTGATCCATTGATAGCCGCCGCCGGCACCGGGAAATGCAGAACCAAGCTCGGCATAGGACATCGCCGTAAACGAAGTTACGAGACCATTGAGCAGGAAGACCAGGATCAAAGCGGGGCCGGCAATACCCGCGGCGATTCCCGTGAGAACGAAGATCCCCGCACCCACCATGCCACCGACACCAATCATGGTAACGGTGAACAAATTGAGGTCACGGCTCAACGTGACATCTTCTCTTCTTTGTTCGCGTTCGATTTCCGCGTTCACAAAACTCTCCTACATGCCTGGCTCGTTGTTCGACGTGCACCATTCGATCGTCTCGTCATTGTACACGAAACCAGGGGCTGCGACTATTTTCGATTTCACGACAAAATACAAAGGGCACATCCCAAGAGGATGCACCCTTCGTTTGGTCGATTCGAATTACCTGACAGGTTTACGCTTGCTCCAAAGCCGCATGGGCCGCAGCCAGTCGTGCAATCGGCACGCGGAACGGCGAGCAACTCACGTAGTTCAATCCGTACTCATGACACTGACGGATCGAATCAGGATCTCCACCGTGTTCGCCGCAGATGCCCACTTCCAATTCGGGCCGAGTCTCGCGGCCTTCCGTGGTTGCGATTCGCATCAATCGGCCCACTCCATCGCGATCGATCGTCTGGAACGGGTTGGATGGCAGAATGCCTTTGTCGATGTACTCAATGAGGAAACCCGCCTCTGCATCGTCGCGGCTGATGCCGAAGGTCGTTTGGGTGAGATCGTTCGTGCCGAAGGAGAAGAATTG
This genomic interval carries:
- a CDS encoding amino acid permease, which translates into the protein MNAEIEREQRREDVTLSRDLNLFTVTMIGVGGMVGAGIFVLTGIAAGIAGPALILVFLLNGLVTSFTAMSYAELGSAFPGAGGGYQWIREALGGTLGFLSGWMSWFAQTVAGSLYALAFGRFAAELVFLFNIPVVGLSVEQLSRIFMTLIIFIFIATNYRGASETAAVGNFLTVTKIAILGCLVFFGIIAMMRTDSWYTRFTADFFPNGFFSVFVAMGLTFIAFEGYEIIAQSGEEVIDPNRNIPRAVFYSIGIAVLIYVLVGFVVIGAVQPPNGQAGYAYLGQQGEVAVIQVAQQVFPFGIGGLILLLSGLASTTSALNATTYASSRVSFAMGRDHNLPSFFAKIHPQRHTPYLAVLATGGLMVIMAWTLPIQDVASAASIMFLLLFLMVNLAVLFLRLQQPELKRGFMVPWFPVLPMLAILSNAVLALYVFQFSSIAWYATIIWVVIGLLAYAFYFSRVEEMERPKEILLEEVLVSRDYSVLVPVSTKEEARVLGAIGAILAQQRQGEVLALNVAKVPPQLTLGDGRFLLREGRVYLEEVIEQARSYEVPVHTIIRLGRNVSAAIRQTAMENASDLIVLGWPGYTHTSGKVFGSVIDPIVDNPPTDVVVVRYRQWRPLKKILVPVSGGPNSRRAVKLAVDMASAEKPEPALVTALHIVPFHAKEHSHVRGSRALEDSVDGIDFGNLESRVVQGADLGTTILEQAEGYDLIVLAASDEPVFKNLLVGTMTERVARQAKVTVMMVKRRSTPLHSFVRQALLEPTVPKPLD